The Arcobacter porcinus sequence GGTACTACTTTTGTATCTCCACTTACAACTATTGCTTCATTAAGTTCAAGCTCTTTTTTCATAGAATTTACTATATTTTGTAGTTGTTCTACTTCAAATCCCTCTTCAATAATTACTGAACATGTAAGGTATTTTGGCTTTGCTCCCATCATTGCTAAATCGTTACAAGTTCCACAAATAGCAAGTTTTCCTATATCTGCACCTTTAAAAAACAGTGGACTTACCGTAAATGAATCTGTACTAAAAGCAAGTTTTCCATTTTCAATAATAGCTGCATCTTCACTTTTTTCTAAAATATCATTTTTAAAAGCTTTATAAAAAACCTCTTTAATTAGTTCATTATTTTCTAATCCACCATTTCCATGAGCTAAACTTACTATTTGTGTCATCTATTTTCTCTACTTTTACTATATTTTTTACTTCCTACTTGAGAAGTTTCACTTGGATATTTTAATTCATTTTTTATCATTTTATTTAAAATTGCTTCTTCTAAGTCAATATCCAATTTCATACAAATTCGTATAAGATATATTGCAATATCTGCTACTTCCTCTTTTGTATGTTCTTTCACATCTTCTGGTAAATTTATACTCTCTTCAAAATTTAACCACTGAAAAATCTCATTTAGCTCTCCAACTTCTCCATTTAATGCCATAACTAGATTTTTTGGATTATGAAACTCTTCCCAATTTCTATCATCACTAAACTTTTGAATTCTTTGTTTTATTTTTTCTATATTCATATTTACTCTTTTATTAAAATTCCAGTTTCTATAAACTTATTTATTTTTGTAAAAGTATCATCATCTATTCCTCTTCCAATATCAAGTTTATTTGCAAAATAGATACTTTTGAATATTAAAATATTATCTTCTAT is a genomic window containing:
- a CDS encoding nucleotide pyrophosphohydrolase, yielding MNIEKIKQRIQKFSDDRNWEEFHNPKNLVMALNGEVGELNEIFQWLNFEESINLPEDVKEHTKEEVADIAIYLIRICMKLDIDLEEAILNKMIKNELKYPSETSQVGSKKYSKSRENR